The Daphnia pulex isolate KAP4 chromosome 3, ASM2113471v1 genome includes a region encoding these proteins:
- the LOC124189741 gene encoding serine/threonine-protein kinase Nek5-like isoform X2, translating to MDDDMVPYERDAVKFVRQVLEGLLFLHERNMAHLDIKLQNVLLMGTFPDCDVKLCDLEISRVIVAGQEVRELLGTPDYVSPEILHYEPITLSADIWSVGVMAYVLLTGFTPFGGDTDQETFQNICHGQLDFPDELFEDISPQAEDFIRKTLSREPSCRPTVKECLKHPWLTPWKHVASHQRETISSESQRKNSALHNCPTGAATLACPRSAASINGHGSSPSMTARSLLRAMSKSREVLYERVAASNLRKSTSKSRERLCEMRLSVSRSRDHLCDELQSSSAQSLERIHSLRNLSKSHEVLSLLNQQSSTISLADTSSLFNILPSTQSLECFTSPILDRDKHLEMTSNPISAKVIAAAGESNTFVDELLELNKVLSESTETLCEETGAATLLDVMDEVTPSNSRSVTPTEELDPDTQKAQDAVPEAQSADCKEKEMDENSNASLQLQPDEVVKFESLVTRADAVASSLKRLSSSGPPSSKILPSDSISPALGKSVWNWPIPSTSLTEGGGATCSTSKSHPVSPISVSPGPSASQKNSPSPPSFNLKDPQPSTSPLSTDESLAVVLRSDAACTDPPQNPPSAVVKTTDPAATMTPARMSATSIDTASLSDSQRQLLTSCLNRRRASWACGSRQEDVSAMINNTTSVSMSKQPETKLSVSELITSFNKCKKTDSTTSAAPPVIPSTGPIKPSNVKKMAVGSIFHQDSAVSHPASTSSGKVISEKEKTVFKPVSTSIQVFQKNLLTTPATTPTGLLMGTVQRNIEASTRPRSSWEIRALPRLPEDTVCSPAPQEEEEEGPAITSAASESGVTNSSEDKLIEDSKEKTITAPEEDYGLRSGSVSSDTGCSSSSDLSDRSSDEGLDGNREPRRKKTSGRECGNGSEPEADLIEGALTGPPASWTGRPRSFSVQSEISLLAQPWNRVCVGSVARAFEKFGTKVDGDTSSSNTTPPSTSNTHRSRRQSTPGPFK from the exons CTGCAAAACGTACTACTGATGGGTACCTTTCCAGATTGCGATGTCAAACTGTGTGATCTGGAGATATCCAGAGTTATCGTTGCCGGGCAAGAAGTTCGCGAATTACTGGGCACCCCTGATTATGTTT CTCCGGAAATTCTCCATTACGAACCCATCACGTTATCTGCAGATATTTG GTCTGTTGGAGTAATGGCCTATGTTTTACTGACTGGCTTCACGCCCTTTGGCGGCGATACCGACCAAGAGACTTTCCAAAATATCTGTCACGGACAACTGGATTTTCCTGATGAGCTTTTTGAGGACATTTCTCCTCAAGCTGAAGACTTTATTCGAAAAACACTATCCAGAGAACCAAG CTGTCGACCTACGGTGAAGGAATGCTTGAAACATCCGTGGTTGACGCCCTGGAAACATGTGGCAAGTCATCAAAGGGAGACAATTTCGTCggaaagtcaaagaaaaaattcagctTTACACAATTGCCCGACGGGAGCTGCGACGCTCGCCTGTCCGCGTTCCGCCGCCTCGATAAACGGTCACGGTTCATCACCGTCGATGACTGCGCGCTCACTCCTGCGCGCCATGTCCAAATCACGCGAGGTGCTTTACGAAAGAGTTGCAGCCTCTAATCTACGCAAGAGCACCTCTAAATCACGCGAGCGTCTATGTGAAATGAGATTAAGTGTGTCGCGTTCAAGAGATCATCTTTGTGATGAGCTTCAATCTAGTTCTGCCCAATCTTTGGAGCGCATTCACTCATTGCGCAACCTCTCAAAGTCACACGAGGTCCTCAGTCTCTTGAACCAACAAAGTTCGACCATTTCCCTGGCGGACACTTCAAGTCTTTTCAATATTCTGCCATCAACCCAATCGCTAGAATGTTTCACAAGTCCGATTCTGGATCGCGATAAACATTTGGAAATGACATCCAACCCAATTTCCGCCAAGGTGATTGCGGCGGCGGGGGAAAGTAACACTTTTGTCGACGAGCTTTTAGAATTAAATAAAGTTTTATCGGAGAGCACAGAAACGTTGTGCGAGGAAACGGGGGCAGCCACACTGTTGGATGTGATGGACGAAGTGACACCTTCCAATTCTCGGTCAGTGACTCCAACGGAAGAGCTTGATCCTGATACTCAAAAGGCCCAAGATGCTGTTCCAGAAGCTCAATCGGCCGATtgcaaagagaaagaaatggatgaaaatTCGAACGCATCACTTCAACTACAGCCGGATGAGGTGGTGAAGTTTGAATCTCTTGTCACTCGTGCGGACGCCGTTGCTTCTTCATTAAAACGCCTCAGTTCAAGCGGTCCACCGTCTTCGAAAATTTTACCTTCCGATTCTATTTCGCCAGCATTGGGAAAATCTGTTTGGAATTGGCCTATTCCCAGCACTAGCTTAACcgaaggaggaggagcaacTTGTTCGACTAGTAAGTCTCATCCCGTGAGCCCCATCAGTGTCTCTCCGGGTCCTTCCGCATCACAAAAGAACTCACCATCCCCTCCGTCTTTCAATCTAAAAGACCCACAACCTTCTACTAGTCCTTTGTCAACCGATGAATCATTGGCCGTGGTACTTCGGTCTGATGCAGCGTGTACAGATCCCCCCCAGAATCCTCCTTCCGCAGTAGTGAAAACTACTGATCCAGCAGCTACAATGACACCCGCTAGAATGAGTGCAACGTCAATCGACACAGCTTCGCTATCCGACAGTCAGCGTCAATTGCTGACGTCGTGTTTAAATCGAAGAAGAGCTTCGTGGGCATGCGGATCGAGGCAAGAAGATGTTTCGGCAATGATCAATAATACTACTTCCGTTTCTATGAGCAAACAGCCTGAAACTAAATTATCAGTTAGCGAATTAATCACAAGTTTTAATAAGTGTAAGAAGACCGATAGTACAACCAGTGCAGCACCACCAGTTATTCCAAGTACCGGCCCGATTAAACCAAGTAATGTCAAGAAAATGGCGGTTGGATCCATTTTCCACCAGGATTCAGCTGTGTCACATCCTGCGTCGACATCTAGTGGAAAAGTTATCagtgaaaaggaaaagacGGTTTTCAAGCCGGTGTCCACCTCTATTCAGGTTTTCCAGAAAAATCTATTGACAACACCCGCGACAACTCCAACAGGTTTACTAATGGGAACTGTTCAACGGAATATTGAAGCTTCAACTAGACCCAGATCATCATGGGAAATTCGGGCTCTTCCACGATTGCCAGAAGATACAGTCTGCAGTCCTGCacctcaagaagaagaagaagaagggccaGCAATCACATCAGCCGCATCAGAAAGTGGAGTCACTAATAGTTCAGAAGATAAATTGATCGAGGATTCCAAGGAGAAAACTATAACTGCGCCAGAAGAGGACTATGGACTTCGATCTGGTTCTGTCTCTAGTGATACTGGCTGTAGTTCGAGCAGTGACCTGAGCGATCGGTCAAGTGACGAGGGCTTGGATGGCAATCGAGAACCTCGACGTAAAAAGACAAGTGGGCGTGAATGTGGGAACGGATCAGAGCCAGAAGCCGATTTGATCGAAGGAGCACTTACCGGTCCACCAGCCAGCTGGACAGGACGACCGCGTTCATTTAGCGTTCAGTCTGAGATATCCTTACTGGCCCAGCCGTGGAATCGAGTTTGCGTTGGATCTGTGGCGCGCGCTTTCGAAAAATTTGGAACTAAAGTTGACGGAGACACTTCTAGTAGTAACACCACCCCACCATCAACGAGTAACACACACAGGTCTCGACGTCAATCGACACCCGGGCCATTCAAATGA